Proteins encoded together in one Terriglobus saanensis SP1PR4 window:
- a CDS encoding ROK family transcriptional regulator: protein MKKTARPPKRRFDLLQEDRASSILARDINRDIILELLRLRQPIARVELAELSGMQRSTVSLIVEQLIEEKWVVEGAMVRTPRGRPPTMLSLNRDLAILVADVRPSQATLAVVDLNGHFILREVVRLASDPKLGVARIAEGMLRLRSQHKHGTFEGIGISLPGRVDPETHQLILAPNLNPKWLKYDIRAALERELGLQVEMDNAANACLLSELWFGGMQNVRNVVVVTISEGVGTGVLTNGQLITGRRGLAGEFGHIQIDPAGALCSCGKRGCWETFASSRAALRHHAELLPKDPADDIMDLMNRADEGESAALEAIARQAKYIGVGLRMITAALSPDAIVFAGDITACWPHVESVIRTVVDDGMLAGSAPLLLPIGDGETARLRGAAALVLQRHAGYHRSTT from the coding sequence ATGAAGAAAACCGCGCGACCGCCGAAGCGTCGTTTCGATCTTCTTCAGGAAGATCGTGCCTCAAGCATCCTGGCACGCGACATCAATCGCGACATCATCCTGGAACTACTGCGACTGCGCCAGCCGATCGCACGGGTTGAACTGGCGGAGTTATCCGGGATGCAGCGTTCCACTGTTTCGTTGATCGTCGAGCAGTTGATCGAAGAAAAGTGGGTGGTGGAAGGTGCGATGGTACGCACACCGCGCGGCCGCCCTCCAACGATGCTGTCGCTTAATCGCGATCTTGCTATCCTTGTGGCCGATGTCAGACCCAGCCAGGCGACGCTCGCGGTCGTCGATCTCAATGGCCATTTTATTTTGCGGGAAGTAGTTCGTTTGGCGAGCGATCCGAAGCTCGGCGTTGCCAGAATCGCAGAAGGAATGTTGCGTCTTCGCAGCCAGCACAAACACGGAACCTTTGAAGGAATTGGAATCAGCCTTCCCGGGCGTGTCGATCCAGAGACACATCAATTGATTCTTGCGCCGAATCTGAATCCGAAGTGGCTTAAGTACGACATCAGAGCCGCTCTTGAGCGTGAGCTGGGTCTGCAGGTTGAGATGGATAATGCAGCGAACGCGTGCCTCCTAAGTGAGTTGTGGTTCGGCGGCATGCAAAATGTGCGGAACGTTGTCGTCGTGACGATTAGCGAAGGTGTCGGAACCGGAGTGCTTACGAACGGTCAACTTATTACGGGTCGCAGGGGGCTCGCGGGAGAGTTCGGTCATATTCAGATCGATCCCGCTGGCGCACTATGCAGTTGCGGCAAACGGGGCTGCTGGGAGACCTTCGCTTCGTCGCGTGCGGCCCTTCGGCACCATGCGGAGTTGCTTCCGAAAGATCCTGCCGACGACATCATGGACCTCATGAACCGCGCCGACGAGGGAGAATCTGCCGCACTGGAAGCCATAGCGCGGCAGGCGAAGTATATCGGGGTTGGTCTGCGGATGATCACCGCAGCCCTGAGTCCCGATGCGATTGTGTTTGCAGGAGACATCACTGCCTGTTGGCCACATGTTGAGTCCGTTATTCGAACGGTGGTCGATGATGGAATGCTCGCCGGAAGCGCGCCGTTATTACTCCCCATCGGAGACGGTGAGACGGCGCGTTTGCGTGGCGCCGCTGCCCTGGTTCTGCAACGCCATGCTGGATATCACCGTTCGACTACTTGA
- a CDS encoding SDR family NAD(P)-dependent oxidoreductase — protein MGLNGLCAVVIGGTSGIGRAIALGFAQAGADVIASSRSEEAVAETASAIEALGRSTIRQTSDVSDRVSLERLLSASVARFAGVDILVNAAGITKREPTLYVSEERWNHIMNINVTGTLRACQVFGKHMIERRKGRIINLASLSTFVAFTEVTAYCCSKAAVGALTRSLAVEWAPYDVLVNAIAPGVFPTALNSKIIDSARGQELKLRTPMSRFGDATELVSAALYLASDATTFTTGQILVVDGGLLASGVNQ, from the coding sequence TTGGGTTTAAACGGACTTTGTGCCGTCGTGATTGGCGGTACTTCGGGGATCGGACGGGCCATCGCTCTCGGCTTCGCTCAGGCAGGTGCAGATGTGATTGCATCGTCGCGTTCGGAGGAAGCTGTTGCAGAGACCGCATCGGCAATTGAGGCCCTTGGCCGTTCCACAATACGTCAGACGAGCGATGTGAGCGATCGCGTCTCCCTGGAGCGCTTGCTGAGTGCAAGTGTCGCCCGGTTCGCAGGCGTCGATATCCTGGTGAACGCCGCTGGAATTACAAAGCGAGAGCCCACGCTCTATGTCTCGGAGGAGAGATGGAACCACATCATGAATATCAATGTGACAGGAACTTTGCGGGCGTGTCAGGTCTTTGGTAAACACATGATCGAGAGGCGGAAGGGACGCATCATTAACCTCGCGTCGCTCTCGACCTTTGTTGCCTTTACTGAAGTGACGGCCTACTGCTGCAGCAAGGCCGCTGTAGGCGCTCTTACTCGATCTCTTGCTGTCGAATGGGCGCCATACGACGTACTTGTCAATGCGATTGCGCCGGGAGTTTTTCCTACTGCGCTAAACAGCAAAATCATCGACAGCGCGCGCGGGCAAGAACTTAAGCTGAGAACACCGATGTCTCGCTTCGGTGATGCGACTGAGCTAGTCTCCGCGGCACTCTATCTTGCCAGCGATGCAACAACCTTTACTACCGGGCAGATCCTCGTGGTGGACGGCGGTCTTCTGGCTAGCGGTGTGAACCAATGA